Part of the Trichoplusia ni isolate ovarian cell line Hi5 chromosome 16, tn1, whole genome shotgun sequence genome, cctcccccgagggtgtccatgaggattcccccgccttaccaaaaaaaggggCACAATTTCGTTAATACCAATAGACAAAAGTAGCAATGAGAAGTGCTACAAAGACGAGGAGAAATTATCACTTTTGCGCTTGTGCTGCGTCAACTGTTCAAGTATCAAAAAACCATGTATGACGGAATTCTTTTAAAGAgttagaataataattttacaacgaTTTAGGCACTTACTCGTATATTACAGAgtaagttaaacaataaaaaaaaactaaatgatttcaaagtaatattttcaagacttacagaaaaaaaacctaGTTCAATCGGTAAACGCAATCATTTAAcacaatttgtattaaattgcaTAAAATTGATCAAACCgccataaaattaaactaaatgtaaaacatttaacaGTCGTTGactttatattatgtactaCTGATACTACAGTTATTGTTTCATGTACaggctgttttgttttttcgattatttaaaaaatacagtttgttttttttttcattcaaattaggcaaatattaattttctttacacaTCGAACCTAAAatcatcatttttaaattaggcTACTcaaacaagcattttttttaatgtcagcATAATGGAATACACAGCTTCGCCTATCTTTCTTTTCGACAGTTCAAATTAAACAGGACTATTTTTTAAGACTGGTTTACAAACTCTTTTTGAACTTGCAAACTACTTACTTACTTGTTATCTAATTAGTAATTACATTGGGTACgttagtttgtatgtttgttacataatattgtttaaattgagATAATCCTATATTTACCTACTTTAATGTGTTTTAGTGGGTGTGTGGTTCACAGTGTGTTTAAAATCAGGCGcctgtcaaaaaatataatttaatggaCATGTACAAttgacaattatatttaaacctaAGGCAAGCGACTTAATTTCGCAGTGCTCCGATTTCAGTTTCtacatttctattgtttatagATTAAGAGCTAGAGTGAATAGGTGCATGAGAAAAGTGAGGGAGAGAGCGAATTCCATaagttattaattcaatttcttCCGTAAGttataaatctaaaatgatgtaatgcaataaaaaagaaacacaaaagtGTTTCGAATTTTATCGAAACAAATCCTCATTAAAAAGTCCGATAATTGTGCATACGGTAggtataattaattgttatcgtaaatataaaattttcttgtAAGATTTAAGTTTGCCATTCGCCAGCTGTAGCTACGtactttaataacaaaaacggTTTTTACTTAACAGAGTAACTTAAATGGAGTTTTCTGTCGCTTCATATCAATATGAATATCAATTTTGGAGCCGCGCAACTggagatattaatattaacgttACAAATGTGTCTAACAAAAGCctaattgaaatagtttttgtttcttatcaCACAAGCCATACATTCGTAATTTTACGATAGGAATTTTTGTCACAATTTGAACTTATTATATCATGGTCACCCCAACTCCGAATAAGGAAATACtaagcttaataaaatattaataggcTAATACGTGCATTTTTGTAACATCCTGTATAAGTTCTGTTTATTATTAGTGCAATGCCAACAGGCTATCTATTAGTGGTGCACATAGTTGCGGGACTCCGGCCGGGGTTCGTGATAACACTATAATGTATCATTATATATATTTCCACTGTTTAATTcacatcattttaatatttcggtaagtgtttattgaattttaatttggcAACTTTAAGAATTGATCGGTTGCGCGGAAGTGAAgtgataatgttaatttaaagaTGATTAATTAGATATAGCGGACAAgatgttaattttatacttattggGTAATCTGAGgccgaaatatttattttattaattttttattttattagttgtaGTAGATGTATATTTAGGTGATCTTTAGTAATAAACAAAGGTGTTTTCTGTTAGACTTATCTCTTCTGTGGCCCTGTAACCTCTAATAGCTGGTAGGCCTCATACTAGATAATGTAGGTTACTAGGTACTACTGAACGTATTGTCCACTCTACTACTCTATACAAGCCCTGGCAGATAGCAAATTTTCGCAGCGATGCTGTCATACAATCGCACAGTGTGTTATGAGACCCATAATTTGGACATGATCGTTTTCGGGCAGAAACCGACAGTCAACATGATTACAAAGGCAAGAGTAGAACTCCTGGGtgatagttttgtttagtttaggaGATATTTCCTTTTAAAGTTTACGCTTTTTTTTGGCcgaaatttagaaatataattttaataaaaaaagtatcataGATACAGAAGATTGTGAAAAGCCTTTTGATAGAGCTATTAAAGCCCATTCACCAAAGGCTTTGGTAATGCTGTACTACTTATGAACATGgagatattcatatttaaaaaaaaaatacattattttttttctacggaaccctattGTATAAGCATCtgatttttatatcattttgaaGCCCTTTGTATATActtcttacacaaaaataattacttgctTATCTCGTGGGATCTCAGagatatttaagaataaaaaatttatTCAGGGTTGTCACAATTATAAGCCGAAAACAAAAGCCGAAAATTCGaactattctaaaaatattattttttatttcctgttTAACTACCTATCTATGCCCATAGGTATATTACTATATggattatattaattattctacACATTAAGCATAAGTCTCATAAGAGCAACAAATTTTCtccaaaaaaaatcgaaaatactATTTCGGTTAAAAAAAgtctatttctttaaattatttttagactagaatagaatatcattttattggacgtaaaattttacataacataTCATAATGTCATAATATTACTCTACCACCGTTTCACAAAGGCCCCGTGATTAAGGAGGAAAGAAATGGCGAAAGAAACTCCTCGAGCATCTTTTCAACTCTTTGCATATATCTAGTACAATTTTACTTATATCTACTACAATTTTTTCGAGCATATCCATTTCATTTTTCCAACAGCCTTAGCTGAGGTGGATAAGAGgttggaaaattaaattgctgtcaaatcaaaagaaaattctcAGTTGCAGCACAAAGTCTAGATTTGTGCCAGGTTAGTGgcaataaacttaattacaagGGACTGATACAGTTCGTTACTTTTTTTGGAAGCACAGGTATCTATGTACTAATTTATTCTTCAAAGATATTATCTTCAGTAGAAAGAACAAGCATACTATCACGCTGCTGTTCTTCACTTTCCTCTTCTGTTACATCATGCTCTGTCAGCGCGGTATTCACTTGGAGGTCATCCACTGACACtggttttaataaacttataacaGTTGGCGGCAATGGTAGCCATTTtggtcttttttgtttttttggctATAAATAATTGGATCCGATGACTCCAAAGCGCGATGGAAAAGGTCGCTCCTGTATGATATTTTCTATGCTTTTTATTgcctatatttaatttaacttcttAACGTATTTTGCGAAAAAAATACCTTGGTTTATTTACCAAGATTAATTACGATTTTGTGAGAATGCCACATTTATTTTGGATTTGATTGATAAGACAGATTAAGGGCcgaattcatttaattttttttgacaaaaaagttttgtgaTAGCCCTGAAGGCCGAAAATTTCAAATACAACATAAAGATACATAACAGAGAGATCCCACGAGATAagcaagtaattatttttgtgtaagtagTATATACAAAGGGCttcaaaatgatataaaaatcaGATGCTTATACaatagggttccgtagaaaaaaaataatgtattttttttgaaaaatatgaatatctcCATGTTCATAAGTAGTACAGCATTACCAAAGCCTTTGGTGAATGGGCTTTAATAGCTCTATCAAAAGGCTTTTCACAATCTTCTGTATCTatgatactttttttactaaaattatatttctaaatttcaGCCAAAAAAAAGCgtaaactttaaaaagaaatatctcctaaactaaacaaaactatcaCCCAGGAGTTCTACTCTTGCCTTTGTAATCATGTTGACTGTCGGTTTCTGCCCGAAAACGATCATGTCCAAATTATGGGTCCCATAACACACTGTGAATCGCGCCgattaatctttttaaattataatgaagcATTCATATACAAAATTAGggtgataataaaaaagtaccGAATAACCAAATGAAAAGCTAAATTCCGGACGCCTAGCAATCCTGGTAGCGCGTTGCAAGTAGCGATGGTACCGAAAGATTgcgaatgtattatttttattaactgtgaaaatcaaataaaaataatataaaatcaaaatccatttatcaAGACAGTCTACTTATTTTGAATGTCAAGTATTCTTTCACATATACAGCTCCCcttatcgcccacccttcaagACAGAACACCCTCAAAGGAGTCAAATTGTCTATGAAAATATACCAATGACATTATGATGCCAAAGGTATTGCGAATACCTGTTCTGCACCATTGagtataacaatttaattttgttgttcatgttatttatatatttcttctCGTCAATTGACGCATGACTTTAAAGAATGCATGATATTGGTCAGTTAACTTTGCCttatcaacataatatatttaattgcgTAGATAGTattgtgtttgaaaatatttacatcgaGAACTTCATGTCTAAATTttagttactttatttttattttactgttaaaaTGTCATGAGCTTTGCGCTAAAAAGAAGCATATTCGCTGatcggggttcgaacccgctaCACATCTGCACcatttaatactcaatactcattactttattgcttccataatgtagttacaggtggtacCTAATTTTAGGTACATTGATCAATTATGACATTGCGtaaattcttgaaatatttcTCCAAGATACGTACCTTATgacgttttttttatcaaacaatctTGATAACATAGTAGTATTTATCTAAATCGGATCCTTTTCATTAATAGCAATGATACAGTAAGATCAGATCTTTAACTACGACATAATGATTAGGTATATCCCAGACGTGATACGATAATGGACTTGGTCACGTGTCACGCGCATGACTGAAGCGTTACTAAAGGCTACTATTTGATTTCTGGATACCTAGAGAATATTGGGACTAAAGGTCAAGGTCAAAGCAAAACTGAAGGGTCACAACACACTGGCTACCGGCCACAAGCACAAAAAGTCGAAGAATGAAAAGTCGAAGTCACAACATCCGTCGAAAAGGATTTCCCACAACTGGTACTTGGAGGGTGATTGAATATTAAGTTCCCGGGAGGAATAACATAGTGAATCTAATCCAATAATATAGGGCGCTAAACAAACGATGAAAGAATCATTCAAATTCGATCCACCCATTTAGACGTCGGTGGCTTATATATTACAGTACTGGCCGTttcccgcgactttgtccccgtgggtagaagatataagttatgatttaggtatacctgcccggtttttcacattttccattgtttcttagctcctattaatcgcagcgtgatggtttatagcctaaagccttcctcgatgaatggtctattcaacacaaaaatattttttcaatttggaccagtagttcctgagattaacgcgttcaaacaaacaatagaagtatagataagttcATCAAAAATGCGAtatcatagttttttttcacTCCCGctctaatgaatttaatccttgggtcGCGGTTGGTTTCGCAAAACTTCAAGTCACATACGCAAAGACACTCATATTTTCTAAGTCCTCTGATCTTTTCATACAATGTGTAGTCCACTCAGAAGCTGTCTTTGTTTTCTGTTCCAGTGTACAAGCAACAGTAAAAGAACGCAATGAATTGGATTCGAAGTTGTGTTTTCACAGTTCCTTCGCGTTCGGTGTAGCTACCGCCTCTTTCCAGATTGAAGGTGCCTGGAATGTATCAGGTTagttcaaaatgttattattattgtggcTGAAAGAATGGTCGAAGCATGTCAATATCGAGTCGTGTCTGTCTTTCTTCTAGTCCCCGTTTATCGTGTTTTAGTGAGTATAACTTATTTTAGTCATTTTAGTTTTGAGTGCCTAATGTTTCAATCGagtttttctatatatatttgtgGCAACAAATATTGGGTAGTAATAGATGATTAAGCTacattcacatacatttaaaatttctagTTTCTACTACATGAGTTTCGATCTCAACAGGTAAAGGCGAGAGCATATGGGACAGGTATACTCACGAGCACCCAGAGCGCGTCTTCGACCACAAGAACGCTGACGTGGCTGATGGGTCCTACTACAAGGTGAAGGAAGATGTCCAGCTACTCTCGCAGTTGGGAGTCAACTTCTACCGGTTTTCAATCTCCTGGCCTCGGATACTGCCTGATGGGTTAAGCAAGTAGGTGTTATCTTACGCCCcaaactgacaaaaaaaataatggagaATTTTCTCGTCTACAAAAAAGTCAAGCAGAAATGAATTGATCAACAAAAGAAGAGTGGTCTTTCATCATAACGCCAAAATGTCTATGACCACAAAATTGGTTGCTTGATTGGAAGTTTCGATCTCCCATCCGTATAATCTTGACCTTGTAGATTCAAATGTGCAACTAAAGTTCTCTCTGCAATGTTAGGTTAACTGTAAGCAATTGTTTTATCATTCTGAATCATAAAATTGTGTAATATACAGTTACTTTTATGTTATACATTtcataattcacagtaatgtaAACGAAGACGGCATACGGTACTACAAGGAGCTGATAGAGGAGTTACGTAAAAACAAGATCACTCCAGTGGCCACCATGTACCACTGGGACCTGCCTCAGAGCCTGCAAGAGCTTGGCGGTTGGACTAACCCTATTATAGCTGATTATTTTGTGGATTACGCACGTGTATGTACCTATTCAATTTATGTTCCTCGTTGTCATTAAATCCTAAATCGATTAACTGTCATACCTACTATAAATTAATGTGCATTTTATTTATGGGTATTGTGATGAATGTAATCCCATCGAAGACAATTAGAACTCTCATTTAGCAAAGAGCGATAAGTATTGTATCATGTGCTATAATAACATATTGCCGAAAACTATGTGTAAATACAATGAGTGATTTGTTCATAGGTACTTTTAGATAACTTCGGAGACACTGTAAAGGTCTGGTTGACGTTCAACGAGCCTCTAACGTTTTGCGAGAATGGCTATGGAGGTGACGACGCTCCAGGCGGCAGGTCCAGCGGGTTCGAGGACTACATGTGTGGGCATAATGTGCTCAGAGCACACGGCATGGTCTACCGCATGTTTGACCAGAAATATCGGAAAATTACCAAAGGTGCCTATGAATGTTTAGACTCAATATCAATCAGATTCACTAGATTAATGTaccatatttttatcaattgctATCTCAGCTAAGTAATTTAAGGAATTGTGTAAACACATTAATAATGTACCTATTTGTATTAGGTGTCATGGGCATAACAAATGTCTTTCCGTGGATAGAGCCAGCGACGACGTCACGAGAAGACCAAAAGGCCGCTGATGCTGCCAGACAGTTCATGGTGAGTACTAACGAACTGTTCAAGCAGTTTCGGAGCTTCTGCATTGCATTATAAGATTACATGTTTTCAACATTCAGTTCATAGAGGGAAAGACGCTTTGTAAGTACTTGTCTATTTTTCAGTTCGGTTGGTACGCAAATCCAATCTTCTCGCAACAGGGCGACTATCCCCAAGTGATGAGGAAAGCGGTGGACGCCAACTCCAAACGCCAGGGCTTCCCTCGCTCCCGTCTACCGTACTTCACAGCCGAAGAAGTGGAAATGATTCGGGGATCCTTCGACTTCATGGGTCTGAACCATTACACCACTTACTTAGCAGCACCGGGCTCAGGGAAAATCAGTACTAAACCGTCATATCAAGATGATATAAACGCGATAATTACACAAAAGGATGAGTGGCCCAAGTCTAATTCTACGTGGTTAAGGGTAAGAGCAACTATGATATATAAGCACAATGACCATATCTCTATTTTTACGACTCCCAAACTAAGATATTTGATCCTTATATCGCAGGGGTTTTTCAGGCATTCGATTTtcagacaaatatttgtcccaCGACTTAAACACGTAGCCACGAGCTCATTTAATGTAGATGCGTAAGATTAATGCTAAGATGACTGCGGATTAGTCCAGGAACGGTATTAAATGTATGATACGAAACGATACAACTCTCCCTCTTATGCAACAGATCTTTGATGATTTTTCGGAATAAACCGGAGCTGCAAAGCCCTCAGTACCTAACTTCTTTGTTCCTTTCAGGTAGTGCCATGGGGCTTCAGGAGATGTTTAAACTGGATTAAGAACGCCTACAACAACCCTAAGATCTTGATCACGGAGAATGGGGTGTCTTTTGAAGCCGGCCTTCACGATACCAAACGTGTGAACTACATCGATGCGTATCTTCGGGCATTACATGCGGCCATCTATAAAGATGGTTGTCATGTTCTGGGGTATACCTACTGGAGCCTGATGGACAACTTTGAATGGATGAGGGGCTACTCGTAAGTGGTATTTTCACTGTCTTTATTGGAAAATATGGATTTTGAAAGAAGAATTTAGTTGTGCTGCAGAGGGACGGAGTGAGGAAGTGAGTGAGGCTTCAGGATTTTATAGTTGAGAATTAATGAAGGCCCACATGGAGGTTCGCCTTGTATTCAAACATgagtcatttaattaataatgctTATTCAGACCAtgataaattcatattaaataaataccataaCAACAGTTGTTGCCCTACGTCACAGACAGACTGCAGATATAGGAATTCTGATAACCATAAAAAGCGAGGATGTGCATCCGTTTACATCTAATAATAGTCAACGTGTGGCTAACCCTTGTGAATATACAGTGACGTAGTGTAAACCATGTGactttcatttgtgtgtcaccAAATTAAAtctgtaacaataattaatcgatgttaatcgcacgcacacatagcgtcACGCGGACAGATGAGTTTCttttcaaattaggctactaagtagcattTCTGAACGTCAAAGAATCATATGAACAGCACTCCCTATCGTCCATCCTTCACTTCTCCCTTGGTGTTCTGgttgtgaagaagaaacggcacTACCAACTCCATCCATAGCATAGTACGCTGTCACTTTTTACCAtacaattcaatacaaaattattacatataCACATATGTAGATAAATTGATTACCAAGGAAACGCAGAAGACAATATAGAAGGATGATTGTATATGACTAATATAACAAACTTAATAAACTTGAGACCAGGAACAGCAGTCAAAATatgagtaaaaattaaaaacatttttttttatttcagggaACGGTTTGGCTTGTATCAGGTTGATTACGAGTCTCAGAACCTCACGAGAACGCCCCGTCTATCAGCTAAGTACTTCTCAAACGTGGCCAAGACCGGTTGCTTGCCTGACGACTATACTGACTACACTTATAATACTGACTAAAAAGTTTAAAGTCAACTATTCGTCATGATATTATTAGCTTTATCTTGCCCATATCATGTTGTCTCTATCACTTTAAAAGGTTGAATAGAGATAGATAGATTATGAATTTACAGTTGTGTTTCGTTTGTGTATACTGCGGAGTTTGTAATGTTAGTGCTCGATGTTAGTtacatattaaaagtattaaattgaGGTCATCAAACTCATCATTATAGGTTTGACtcattattttgaaacattcacTGCCTCGTGCTTAATTTAGACTGAAAGAAAGTATCTTGGTCCTAATAGACCCTCCGCAAAGTTCATGCCTTTTTCCGGCAATCTCTCACAAGTTGCTAGATATTATCAAAACCACGTTTTCTTTgtatttcttctttaatttctCATTCGTAAAATCTTTGCTTGGCGATGCCAAATAAATGtactacaaacataaaaaggaaTGGGATTAATACAACT contains:
- the LOC113501684 gene encoding myrosinase 1-like, whose translation is MYHYIYFHCLIHIILIFRVQATVKERNELDSKLCFHSSFAFGVATASFQIEGAWNVSGKGESIWDRYTHEHPERVFDHKNADVADGSYYKVKEDVQLLSQLGVNFYRFSISWPRILPDGLSNNVNEDGIRYYKELIEELRKNKITPVATMYHWDLPQSLQELGGWTNPIIADYFVDYARVLLDNFGDTVKVWLTFNEPLTFCENGYGGDDAPGGRSSGFEDYMCGHNVLRAHGMVYRMFDQKYRKITKGVMGITNVFPWIEPATTSREDQKAADAARQFMFGWYANPIFSQQGDYPQVMRKAVDANSKRQGFPRSRLPYFTAEEVEMIRGSFDFMGLNHYTTYLAAPGSGKISTKPSYQDDINAIITQKDEWPKSNSTWLRVVPWGFRRCLNWIKNAYNNPKILITENGVSFEAGLHDTKRVNYIDAYLRALHAAIYKDGCHVLGYTYWSLMDNFEWMRGYSERFGLYQVDYESQNLTRTPRLSAKYFSNVAKTGCLPDDYTDYTYNTD